From Brassica oleracea var. oleracea cultivar TO1000 chromosome C3, BOL, whole genome shotgun sequence, a single genomic window includes:
- the LOC106330570 gene encoding uncharacterized protein LOC106330570, with amino-acid sequence MNIKTDHNLPEVCINAWAQLFKEYLPEDNLCAESYYEIQKLVHSLGLPSEMIDVCIDNCMIYWGENAELLECKFCKKPRYKPQRRGQNRVTYQRMWYLPIKDRLKRLYQSEKTAAAMRWHAEHTQKEGEINHPSDAKAWKQLNSMYPDFASNPCNVYLRLCIDGFSPFGMSERQYSLWPFFLLPYNLPPEMCMEKKLLFMSILISGPKHPKRSLDVFLQPLIEELKELWSTGVQTYDCSTRTNFRMRAVLMWSISDFPAYGMLLGWTTHWRLSCPYCMGSTDAFQLKNGRKTAWFDCHRRFLPINHPYRRNMKLFRSKRIVRDTAPPYLSGEEIEKYIDYYGAQDTVKKGGNWHTTANMSAGYGTQHNWHKKSIFWELPYWKYLFLRHNLDVMHTEKNFFDNIIKTLLNVPGKTKDNKNSRLDLPALCSRIELHIRNDGKILVSILRLSAEAKEALFKWVASDVKFYDGYVSNLSRCVDQ; translated from the coding sequence ATGAATATCAAAACTGATCATAACTTACCTGAAGTTTGTATAAATGCATGGGCTCAGTTGTTTAAAGAGTATTTGCCTGAAGATAATTTGTGTGCTGAATCTTATTATGAGATTCAGAAACTGGTTCATAGCCTTGGCTTACCTTCGGAGATGATTGATGTGTGTATAGACAACTGTATGATATACTGGGGAGAAAATGCAGAATTGTTAGAGTGTAAATTTTGCAAGAAGCCACGATATAAACCGCAAAGACGTGGGCAAAATAGGGTGACGTACCAGCGGATGTGGTACTTACCTATTAAGGATAGACTGAAGAGATTATATCAATCTGAAAAGACGGCAGCAGCGATGAGATGGCATGCAGAACATACTCAGAAGGAAGGCGAGATCAATCATCCCTCTGATGCAAAAGCGTGGAAACAATTGAATTCGATGTACCCTGATTTTGCAAGCAACCCCTGCAACGTTTATCTTCGGCTCTGCATAGATGGCTTTAGTCCATTTGGAATGTCTGAAAGACAATATTCGCTTTGGCCTTTCTTCTTGTTGCCATACAACCTTCCACCAGAGATGTGTATGGAAAAGAAATTGCTTTTCATGAGTATATTGATATCTGGCCCAAAACATCCGAAGAGGTCCCTTGATGTTTTTCTACAGCCTTTGATAGAAGAATTGAAGGAATTATGGTCAACAGGCGTGCAGACATATGATTGTTCAACGAGAACAAACTTTAGAATGCGAGCAGTTCTTATGTGGAGCATTAGTGACTTTCCTGCATACGGGATGTTGTTAGGTTGGACGACGCATTGGAGGCTATCTTGTCCTTATTGTATGGGAAGCACAGACGCATTTCAGCTGAAGAATGGTAGGAAGACGGCCTGGTTTGATTGTCATCGGAGATTTCTTCCCATTAACCATCCGTACCGAAGGAACATGAAATTGTTTCGGTCAAAAAGGATTGTACGAGACACCGCTCCACCATATTTATCTGGAGAGGAAATCGAGAAGTATATTGATTACTATGGTGCACAAGACACAGTCAAGAAAGGGGGTAATTGGCATACTACTGCAAATATGTCTGCTGGTTACGGGACACAACATAATTGGCACAAGAAGAGTATATTTTGGGAACTTCCATATTGGAAATATCTATTTCTACGCCACAATCTTGATGTGATGCATACAGAGAAGAACTTCTTTGACAACATCATCAAAACATTGTTGAACGTCCCCGGGAAGACAAAAGATAACAAGAACTCAAGGTTGGATTTGCCTGCATTATGTTCTAGGATTGAGCTGCATATTAGAAACGATGGGAAAATTTTGGTTTCCATTTTGAGATTGTCAGCAGAAGCAAAAGAAGCGTTGTTCAAGTGGGTGGCATCAGATGTAAAGTTTTATGATGGATATGTTTCAAATCTATCAAGATGTGTTGATCAGTAG